Proteins from one Lachnospiraceae bacterium KGMB03038 genomic window:
- the sfsA gene encoding DNA/RNA nuclease SfsA, producing MKYDKIQEGRFIDRPNRFIAHVELDDREETVHVKNTGRCRELLIPGAAVYVQDGQNPERKTKWDLIAVQKQNRLINMDSQIPNQVVREWLEKGHLFENITRIRPEYTYGNSRFDLYVEADGKKALIEVKGVTLEDNGAARFPDAPSERAVKHLEELIQAIQNGYEAYVFFVIQMKDVRYFTPNINTHPQFGEALKKAAAAGVKILAYDCQVEPDRIEAADPVPVVLEDPELYEIRGPLVEWYREHHRDLPWRNQPSPYHVWVSEIMLQQTRVEAVKPYYQRFLSALPTVKDLAEAPEDQLLKLWEGLGYYNRVRNMQKAAQQVMADCGGEFPVTYEGIRSLKGIGNYTAGAICSFAYGIPKPAVDGNVLRVIMRLTGDDSDIMKQSTKKQVEEKLERVIPAEAASDFNQGLIELGAIVCVPNGQPKCEECPLAYVCRARIEGRIEELPVKTKAKDRRNENRTILVFRDGEKTAICKRPDKGLLAGMYELPNYLGHMSRKEVTEYSKEIGLMPVRIKKLPEAKHIFSHVEWHMIGYEVRVDELEKTNEKGFLFIHPEEIQEKYPIPAAFGKYLPFGGVK from the coding sequence ATGAAATATGACAAGATCCAAGAAGGCAGGTTTATAGACCGTCCCAATCGTTTTATCGCCCATGTGGAGCTTGATGACAGGGAAGAAACAGTTCATGTGAAAAACACAGGCCGATGCCGGGAACTTCTGATTCCAGGAGCCGCAGTTTATGTCCAGGATGGACAGAACCCTGAGAGAAAGACGAAATGGGATCTGATCGCGGTACAAAAGCAAAACCGTCTGATCAACATGGACTCCCAGATTCCCAATCAAGTGGTCCGGGAGTGGCTGGAGAAAGGACATTTATTCGAGAATATCACAAGGATCCGGCCGGAATATACCTATGGAAATTCCAGGTTTGATCTGTATGTAGAGGCGGATGGAAAGAAGGCGCTGATCGAGGTAAAAGGTGTGACACTGGAGGACAACGGGGCGGCGCGCTTCCCGGATGCGCCCAGTGAACGGGCGGTGAAGCATCTGGAAGAACTGATCCAGGCAATACAAAATGGATATGAAGCGTACGTATTTTTTGTGATCCAGATGAAAGACGTACGATATTTTACCCCAAATATAAATACCCATCCCCAATTTGGAGAAGCCTTGAAAAAAGCGGCCGCGGCAGGAGTAAAAATCCTGGCCTATGACTGCCAGGTGGAGCCGGACCGGATCGAAGCGGCGGATCCTGTGCCGGTGGTCTTAGAAGATCCGGAACTCTACGAAATCCGGGGGCCGCTGGTAGAATGGTACCGGGAACATCACCGGGATCTGCCCTGGCGAAACCAGCCTTCTCCCTATCATGTGTGGGTATCGGAGATCATGCTCCAGCAGACAAGAGTAGAAGCGGTAAAGCCTTATTACCAAAGATTCCTTTCCGCGCTTCCTACCGTCAAGGATCTGGCGGAGGCGCCGGAAGACCAGTTGCTAAAATTATGGGAAGGGCTTGGCTACTATAACCGGGTGCGGAACATGCAGAAAGCCGCCCAGCAGGTGATGGCAGATTGCGGTGGAGAGTTTCCGGTTACCTATGAAGGCATCCGCTCTCTGAAAGGAATCGGCAACTATACGGCAGGAGCCATCTGTTCGTTTGCCTACGGGATTCCGAAACCGGCGGTGGACGGCAATGTGCTGCGGGTGATCATGCGGCTGACCGGAGATGATTCCGATATTATGAAGCAGAGTACCAAAAAGCAGGTGGAGGAGAAGCTGGAACGAGTGATTCCCGCTGAGGCGGCCAGCGATTTCAATCAAGGACTGATCGAGCTGGGAGCAATTGTGTGCGTGCCAAACGGGCAGCCAAAATGTGAAGAGTGTCCGCTGGCGTATGTGTGCCGCGCCCGGATTGAGGGAAGGATTGAAGAACTTCCGGTAAAGACCAAGGCAAAAGACCGGCGGAACGAGAACCGCACGATCCTGGTATTCCGGGACGGGGAGAAGACTGCTATCTGCAAACGTCCGGATAAAGGACTGCTGGCAGGCATGTATGAACTGCCTAATTATCTGGGGCATATGTCCAGGAAAGAAGTGACAGAGTACAGCAAGGAGATTGGCCTTATGCCGGTCAGGATCAAGAAACTGCCGGAGGCGAAGCACATTTTCAGCCACGTGGAATGGCATATGATCGGGTACGAGGTGAGAGTGGATGAATTGGAAAAGACCAATGAAAAGGGATTTTTGTTCATCCATCCGGAGGAAATCCAAGAGAAATATCCGATCCCGGCGGCTTTTGGGAAGTATCTGCCGTTTGGCGGAGTGAAATAG
- a CDS encoding stage V sporulation protein AB codes for MGTWAEQILLAVVGLSAGIVAAGGLFSFIVELGVISDFADRTHTGEHILLYETSVALGGITGNIFFVYHLSISYGAWLAPVFGLFAGIFTGCWAMALAEILNVFPIFARRAKLTRGIALIILGIALGKGIGALLFFWQRW; via the coding sequence ATGGGGACATGGGCAGAACAGATCCTTCTGGCAGTCGTCGGGCTTAGCGCGGGTATTGTAGCGGCGGGAGGACTCTTTTCCTTTATCGTCGAACTGGGTGTGATTTCAGATTTTGCCGACCGGACCCATACGGGGGAACATATACTGCTCTACGAGACCAGCGTAGCTTTAGGAGGGATAACTGGGAACATCTTTTTCGTTTACCATCTTAGTATCTCGTATGGAGCGTGGCTTGCGCCAGTCTTTGGACTGTTCGCCGGTATATTTACCGGCTGCTGGGCTATGGCGCTGGCAGAAATTCTGAACGTATTTCCCATATTTGCCCGCAGAGCAAAACTGACGCGAGGAATTGCGCTTATCATCCTGGGGATCGCGCTGGGGAAAGGGATAGGGGCATTGCTGTTCTTTTGGCAGCGCTGGTAG
- a CDS encoding SpoVA/SpoVAEb family sporulation membrane protein translates to MARAFITGGLICVNGQGILNFCKARGMEQDVCGSWASIILILLSVIFTGFGIYPKLAKWGGAGALVPITGFANSVAAPAIEYQKEGQVMGIGCKIFTIAGPVILYGVFTSWLLGLGYWILKSIGIL, encoded by the coding sequence ATGGCCAGGGCCTTTATAACTGGCGGCCTGATCTGTGTGAACGGACAAGGGATCTTGAATTTTTGTAAGGCTAGGGGAATGGAACAGGATGTCTGCGGAAGCTGGGCTTCAATCATATTGATCCTTTTGAGCGTGATATTTACCGGTTTTGGAATTTACCCAAAACTAGCGAAATGGGGCGGCGCGGGAGCGCTGGTGCCGATCACGGGATTTGCGAATTCCGTGGCGGCTCCGGCCATCGAGTATCAGAAGGAAGGTCAGGTTATGGGGATTGGCTGCAAGATTTTCACGATCGCCGGGCCGGTGATTTTATATGGAGTCTTTACGAGCTGGCTTCTGGGCCTTGGTTATTGGATTTTAAAAAGTATTGGAATACTGTAG
- the spoVAE gene encoding stage V sporulation protein AE — translation MDYLKAFLIGGLICALVQILLDRTKLMPGRIMVLLVCSGAVLGALQIYQPFQEFAGAGASVPLIGFGNLLWNGVREAVDKEGLIGIFLGGFKASAAGISAALIFGYLASLIFDPKMKK, via the coding sequence ATGGACTATCTCAAGGCTTTTTTGATCGGAGGATTGATTTGCGCACTGGTACAGATTCTGCTGGACCGGACTAAGCTTATGCCGGGCCGGATCATGGTGCTGCTGGTATGCAGCGGCGCGGTTTTAGGCGCGCTGCAGATATACCAGCCCTTTCAGGAATTCGCTGGGGCTGGCGCCAGTGTGCCGTTGATCGGTTTTGGGAATCTTCTGTGGAATGGTGTCCGGGAAGCGGTGGACAAGGAAGGACTGATAGGGATTTTTCTCGGCGGATTTAAAGCAAGCGCCGCCGGGATTTCGGCGGCGCTGATTTTTGGCTATCTGGCTTCTTTGATTTTCGATCCAAAGATGAAAAAATAG
- a CDS encoding GNAT family acetyltransferase — translation MISIPGLSIKYLKRQPYSGSHRGMRFRLHVPKDSETMDVCIYAEPWCFDAAPEEEKTLREFPFTQEGLDEAVQWLNHSYEENIEYWKKRDKNKMK, via the coding sequence ATGATTTCTATCCCTGGTCTTTCCATAAAATATCTGAAGCGGCAGCCTTACAGCGGCTCACACCGCGGAATGAGATTCCGCCTGCATGTTCCCAAAGACAGCGAAACGATGGATGTTTGCATCTATGCGGAACCCTGGTGTTTCGATGCCGCTCCAGAGGAAGAAAAGACGCTTCGGGAATTTCCATTTACCCAGGAGGGTCTGGATGAGGCAGTCCAGTGGCTGAACCATTCCTACGAAGAAAATATCGAATACTGGAAAAAGCGAGACAAAAACAAAATGAAATAA
- a CDS encoding alpha-glucosidase: MKKQEKWWQKAVVYQVYPRSFQDSNGDGIGDIPGITSRLDYLADLGIDAVWLSPVYRSPQDDNGYDISDYQDIDPMFGNLEDMERLIQEAGKRNIRIVMDLVLNHSSDEHRWFQEAKKSKDNPYHDYYVWRDGKEGVLPNEMKSVFGGPAWEWVPEIGQYYFHQFSVKQPDLNWENPKVRREIYDMILWWMEKGVGGFRLDVIDQIAKEPDQGITNNGPRLHEFLRELSKETFQKGDLITVGEAWGADVERAKLYSNPDGSEFSMVFQFEHILLDQEEGKEKWDLAPLPFVELKRNLAKWQTELMDKGWNSLFWDNHDLPRIVSRWGDDGKYRVESAKMLATVLHGMKGTPYIYQGEELGMTNVRFADISHYRDIETLNMYKERMEKGYSESEIMKSIYAKGRDNARTPMQWDEEKNAGFTAGTPWIEVNPNYTEINVKKEMEDPDSVYHYYQKLIRLRKEQDIFVNGDFQLLLENDPAIFAYERNADGKTMRMLANFTGEPASCELLEDCREEQILIHNYESLPAGGILRPYEAMMVWIEK; this comes from the coding sequence ATGAAGAAGCAGGAAAAATGGTGGCAGAAAGCGGTGGTTTATCAGGTTTACCCCAGGAGTTTCCAGGACAGCAACGGGGATGGGATCGGAGATATTCCGGGGATCACCAGCCGATTGGATTATCTGGCGGATTTAGGTATCGATGCGGTTTGGCTTTCGCCGGTCTACCGGTCGCCACAGGATGATAATGGATATGACATTTCCGATTACCAGGATATTGATCCCATGTTTGGAAATCTGGAAGATATGGAGCGGCTGATCCAGGAAGCTGGGAAGCGGAATATCCGTATTGTGATGGATCTGGTACTGAATCATTCTTCTGACGAGCACCGCTGGTTCCAGGAGGCAAAGAAAAGCAAGGACAATCCTTATCATGATTATTATGTGTGGAGAGATGGGAAGGAAGGCGTTCTTCCTAATGAGATGAAATCTGTATTTGGCGGCCCGGCCTGGGAGTGGGTGCCGGAAATCGGCCAGTATTATTTCCACCAGTTTTCTGTGAAACAGCCGGATCTGAACTGGGAGAACCCCAAGGTGCGCCGGGAGATCTATGATATGATCCTGTGGTGGATGGAAAAAGGCGTAGGCGGGTTCCGGCTGGATGTGATCGACCAGATTGCCAAGGAACCGGATCAGGGGATCACCAACAATGGACCGCGGCTCCATGAATTTCTGCGGGAACTGAGTAAAGAGACTTTCCAAAAGGGAGATCTGATCACGGTAGGGGAGGCCTGGGGCGCTGATGTGGAGCGGGCCAAGCTGTACAGTAATCCAGATGGAAGTGAATTTTCGATGGTGTTCCAGTTTGAGCATATTTTACTGGATCAGGAAGAAGGAAAAGAAAAATGGGACCTGGCGCCGCTGCCTTTTGTGGAATTGAAACGGAACCTGGCAAAATGGCAGACGGAACTGATGGACAAGGGCTGGAACAGTCTGTTCTGGGATAACCACGATCTGCCAAGGATCGTCTCCCGCTGGGGAGATGACGGGAAATACCGCGTGGAGTCCGCGAAAATGCTGGCCACAGTGCTCCATGGTATGAAGGGAACGCCTTACATTTACCAGGGAGAGGAGCTTGGCATGACAAATGTGCGATTTGCGGATATCAGCCACTACCGGGACATTGAGACGCTGAATATGTATAAAGAGCGGATGGAGAAAGGATATTCGGAATCGGAGATCATGAAATCCATTTACGCAAAGGGAAGGGATAACGCCCGGACGCCGATGCAGTGGGATGAGGAAAAGAACGCTGGATTTACCGCGGGAACGCCCTGGATAGAAGTAAATCCTAATTATACCGAGATCAATGTAAAGAAAGAGATGGAAGATCCGGATTCTGTTTATCACTATTACCAGAAACTGATCCGCCTTAGGAAAGAACAGGATATTTTTGTGAACGGGGATTTTCAGCTTCTGCTGGAAAATGATCCGGCGATTTTCGCTTATGAAAGAAACGCGGACGGCAAAACGATGCGGATGCTGGCGAACTTTACAGGAGAGCCGGCTTCCTGTGAACTCCTGGAAGATTGCCGGGAAGAGCAGATTTTGATCCACAATTATGAGTCGCTGCCGGCAGGCGGTATTCTGCGCCCTTACGAGGCAATGATGGTGTGGATAGAAAAATAG
- the malQ gene encoding 4-alpha-glucanotransferase, with amino-acid sequence MRESGILMPVFALPSRTGVGELGRQAYEFIELLGRNGVKIWQILPLNPVGYGNSPYQPYSSCAGDEIYISLEPLCEERLLDKRPEAFLEQERRVRYEEVRAFKEPYLREAFENFESVLQNDLKMAEDYQKFSAQSWVREYGVFQALKQTNEGKCWNEWKEEDKNWPEERRVLSKAEEAEAKYQMFLQYEFFRQWMRVKEKASEQGIRIMGDVPFYVGIDSVDVWAGKKNFLLDRDGRAVFIAGVPPDYFSATGQRWGNPIYDWDYMKKNGYQFWVERIGYNQKLFDIIRIDHFRAFDTYWKIPASCPTAIEGEWVEAPGYEVIDTLLEKIPGVSLVAEDLGDLRPEVLTLKEHYHLKGMKILIFSLKTDGKYAYDEFHDVENMIIYTGTHDNDTLMEWYQGLTTAAKRKLRRFLKRKGFGQGSIKDRLLGYTWKSRAEYAVVPMADILGLGREGHINTPGTVGSPNWEWRMPDMARMKKALEEYHHQMQER; translated from the coding sequence ATGAGAGAATCAGGCATCCTGATGCCCGTCTTTGCCCTCCCCTCCCGGACCGGCGTGGGAGAGCTGGGCAGGCAGGCGTATGAATTCATCGAACTTCTTGGCAGGAACGGCGTGAAAATCTGGCAAATACTGCCGCTGAACCCAGTGGGCTACGGAAACTCGCCTTATCAGCCCTATTCCTCCTGTGCGGGGGATGAAATCTATATCAGTTTAGAGCCGCTTTGTGAGGAAAGACTGTTAGATAAACGGCCGGAAGCGTTTTTAGAACAAGAGCGGCGGGTGCGTTACGAGGAAGTACGGGCGTTCAAGGAGCCGTACTTGCGGGAAGCCTTTGAAAATTTTGAGTCCGTACTTCAGAATGATTTGAAAATGGCAGAAGACTATCAAAAATTTTCCGCTCAATCTTGGGTAAGAGAGTACGGCGTGTTCCAGGCCCTGAAGCAGACCAATGAGGGAAAATGCTGGAACGAGTGGAAGGAAGAAGATAAAAACTGGCCGGAAGAAAGAAGAGTTCTTTCAAAAGCAGAGGAGGCGGAAGCCAAATATCAGATGTTCCTCCAGTATGAATTTTTCCGCCAGTGGATGCGGGTAAAAGAAAAGGCCAGTGAACAGGGAATCCGAATTATGGGGGATGTGCCGTTCTATGTGGGAATTGACTCTGTGGACGTGTGGGCGGGAAAGAAGAATTTCCTTTTGGATCGGGACGGAAGAGCCGTGTTTATCGCGGGAGTGCCGCCAGACTATTTCAGCGCCACCGGACAGCGGTGGGGCAATCCCATTTACGATTGGGACTATATGAAGAAGAACGGATACCAATTTTGGGTAGAGCGGATTGGTTATAATCAAAAGCTTTTTGATATTATCCGGATCGACCATTTCCGGGCATTTGACACGTACTGGAAGATTCCGGCGTCCTGCCCTACCGCAATTGAGGGCGAGTGGGTGGAAGCGCCTGGATATGAAGTGATAGACACCCTTTTGGAGAAAATTCCGGGAGTCAGCCTGGTAGCAGAAGACCTGGGAGATCTGCGGCCAGAGGTACTGACACTGAAGGAGCATTATCATCTGAAGGGGATGAAAATTCTAATTTTCTCTTTGAAAACGGACGGAAAATACGCTTACGATGAGTTCCATGATGTAGAAAACATGATCATTTATACAGGAACGCATGACAATGACACGCTGATGGAATGGTATCAGGGACTGACAACGGCAGCAAAGCGCAAATTGCGCCGTTTCCTGAAACGCAAGGGCTTTGGCCAGGGCAGCATAAAAGACCGGCTCCTTGGGTATACTTGGAAGAGCCGGGCAGAATATGCGGTTGTGCCTATGGCTGACATTCTGGGACTTGGCCGGGAAGGACATATCAATACACCGGGGACGGTAGGCTCACCAAACTGGGAGTGGCGGATGCCGGACATGGCGAGGATGAAAAAAGCTCTTGAAGAATACCATCATCAGATGCAGGAGCGATAG
- a CDS encoding cob(I)yrinic acid a,c-diamide adenosyltransferase — translation MTGTGKIHIYYGNGKGKTTAAVGQVIRAAGRDLKVLVFQFLKNNSSGERKILEQVPNITCLPGRDRVKFYNQMNGEEKAELKHYNTKALDEIVKFCSPFDVLFLDEILCAVKLNLLNEDKLMSFLQHKPRGLEIIMTGHEVSDRMLELADYATEMVKVKHPYDHGTTAREGIEF, via the coding sequence ATGACAGGCACCGGCAAGATACACATCTATTACGGAAATGGAAAAGGAAAGACAACGGCGGCTGTAGGCCAGGTCATTCGGGCGGCTGGAAGAGATCTTAAAGTGCTGGTCTTCCAGTTTTTAAAAAATAATAGTTCCGGAGAGCGGAAGATTCTGGAACAGGTGCCTAATATTACCTGCCTTCCCGGCCGGGACCGGGTAAAGTTTTATAATCAGATGAACGGGGAAGAAAAGGCAGAGCTAAAGCATTATAACACCAAGGCGCTGGATGAGATCGTAAAGTTCTGCAGTCCTTTTGATGTGCTTTTTTTGGATGAAATACTCTGCGCGGTAAAATTAAACCTGCTGAATGAAGATAAACTAATGAGTTTTCTCCAACATAAGCCAAGAGGACTGGAGATCATTATGACCGGACACGAAGTATCGGACCGGATGTTGGAGCTTGCGGATTATGCGACAGAGATGGTCAAGGTGAAACACCCTTATGACCATGGGACAACGGCAAGAGAGGGGATTGAGTTTTAA
- a CDS encoding GTP pyrophosphokinase family protein codes for MCLQNAIKNYEDVDSWKTIMFLYTSALKEVGTKLEILNDEFQHVHQYNPIEHIKTRVKTPESIVKKLRRYGYETSIENMVKYVNDIAGVRLICSFTSDIYRLAEMIGNQSDLKVLSIKDYIKNPKESGYKSYHMLVSVPIFLSDSVVDTKVEIQIRTIAMDFWASLEHKIYYKFEGNAPEYISRELRECAEMVSTLDEKMLSLNEAIQDFLEKQEKQIAGKDKKEEK; via the coding sequence ATGTGCTTGCAGAATGCGATTAAGAATTATGAGGATGTGGACAGCTGGAAGACGATCATGTTTCTCTATACTTCAGCGTTAAAGGAAGTGGGGACCAAGCTGGAGATCTTGAATGATGAATTTCAGCATGTCCATCAGTACAACCCCATCGAACACATCAAGACAAGGGTGAAGACCCCTGAAAGTATCGTCAAGAAGTTGAGAAGGTACGGATATGAAACTTCAATAGAAAACATGGTGAAATATGTCAACGACATAGCGGGCGTCCGGCTGATCTGTTCTTTTACCTCAGATATCTATCGACTGGCGGAAATGATCGGCAACCAAAGTGATCTTAAGGTCCTGTCGATCAAAGATTATATCAAGAACCCGAAGGAAAGCGGGTATAAGAGCTATCATATGCTGGTATCCGTGCCAATCTTTCTTTCAGATAGCGTGGTGGACACGAAGGTAGAAATACAGATCCGTACGATTGCTATGGACTTCTGGGCCAGTCTGGAGCATAAAATTTATTATAAATTTGAGGGAAACGCTCCAGAATATATCAGCCGGGAACTGCGGGAATGTGCGGAAATGGTATCAACTTTGGATGAAAAAATGCTTTCTCTGAACGAAGCGATCCAGGATTTCCTGGAAAAGCAGGAAAAGCAGATAGCCGGAAAAGACAAGAAAGAAGAAAAATAA
- a CDS encoding stage V sporulation protein AD: MGEDNLKGSPILGRQSISFSQAPYMISSASVVGQKEGDGPLGKFFDAVCHEPMFGEDTWEAAESTMQRQACVLALGKAGMKQEEIRFLFGGDLLRQGTATSLGVEKFQIPLFGLYGACSTSGEALALASMSVAAGYGETVMAVTSSHFGSAEKEFRFPLNYASQRPLSAQWTVTGSGAFLVGKRESHVKITGVTVGKIVDYGLKDAQNMGACMAPAACDTIIQNLEDFGRMPEDYNRIITGDLGYVGQSILFDLMRGKEWDIKKNHMDCGMIIYDQQKQDTHAGGSGCGCAAATLSAYILPKLESGEWKRVLFVPTGALMSTVSFNEGASVPGIAHGIVLEHC; this comes from the coding sequence ATGGGCGAGGACAATTTGAAGGGAAGTCCGATTCTGGGCAGGCAGAGCATTTCCTTTTCGCAGGCTCCTTATATGATCAGCAGCGCGTCTGTTGTAGGGCAGAAGGAAGGAGATGGCCCGCTGGGGAAATTTTTTGACGCCGTATGCCATGAACCTATGTTTGGGGAAGATACCTGGGAAGCGGCGGAAAGCACCATGCAGCGGCAGGCTTGTGTGCTTGCTCTTGGGAAAGCTGGGATGAAGCAGGAAGAAATCCGGTTCCTGTTTGGAGGCGATCTGCTCAGGCAAGGAACTGCTACCTCCCTTGGAGTCGAAAAGTTTCAGATCCCGCTGTTTGGATTGTACGGCGCCTGTTCGACATCCGGAGAAGCGCTTGCTCTGGCTTCTATGAGTGTGGCGGCTGGATATGGGGAGACGGTCATGGCAGTGACGTCAAGCCACTTTGGAAGCGCGGAAAAGGAATTCCGTTTTCCTTTAAATTACGCGAGTCAGAGACCCTTGTCTGCCCAGTGGACCGTAACGGGAAGCGGCGCGTTTCTTGTAGGAAAACGGGAAAGCCACGTGAAGATCACAGGGGTCACAGTGGGAAAGATCGTGGATTACGGATTGAAAGATGCCCAGAATATGGGGGCCTGTATGGCGCCGGCGGCCTGCGATACCATCATTCAGAATCTGGAAGATTTTGGGCGGATGCCGGAAGATTATAACCGGATCATTACGGGGGATCTTGGATATGTGGGACAGAGTATCTTGTTTGATCTTATGCGGGGGAAAGAATGGGATATTAAGAAAAATCATATGGACTGCGGGATGATCATTTATGATCAGCAAAAACAAGATACCCACGCTGGGGGAAGCGGCTGCGGCTGCGCCGCGGCAACGCTGTCCGCATATATCCTGCCCAAACTGGAAAGCGGCGAATGGAAGAGAGTTCTGTTCGTGCCGACAGGAGCGTTGATGTCTACGGTAAGTTTCAATGAAGGAGCCAGCGTGCCGGGAATCGCCCATGGAATCGTGCTGGAACATTGTTGA
- a CDS encoding PTS sugar transporter subunit IIC — MEKLKKMLDRIFIEGLSAMAQGLFATLIIGTIIQQIGTLIGGTAGDFVFVIGKVAASLTGAGIGAAVAYKFKESPLVVISAATAGMVGAFASNLLAGTVLVEGSMIYAGPGEPLGAFIAAYVGIFFGHLVSGRTKVDILVTPLVAIGTGSAIGLLVGPPISGFMNWLGSLINWGTEQQPFLMGIVVSVLMGMILTLPISSAALGIILNLSGLAAGAATVGCCCNMVGFAVASYRENKIGGLLAQGIGTSMLQVPNIVKKPVIWLPAIISSAVLGPVGTMVLHMTSNATGSGMGTAGLVGQIMTWQTMIQTEPAMAVLVKILVIQILLPAAVTLAVSEFMRKKGWIQFGDMKLEL; from the coding sequence ATGGAAAAACTGAAGAAGATGCTGGACAGAATCTTTATTGAGGGATTGAGCGCCATGGCTCAGGGGCTTTTCGCGACCTTGATCATCGGGACGATCATCCAGCAGATTGGAACTTTGATAGGGGGAACCGCAGGAGATTTTGTCTTTGTGATCGGAAAGGTGGCCGCTTCTCTGACGGGCGCCGGGATCGGCGCCGCGGTGGCATATAAATTCAAAGAATCTCCTTTAGTGGTGATTTCCGCGGCCACGGCCGGGATGGTGGGCGCATTTGCCAGTAATCTGCTGGCCGGGACTGTACTGGTAGAAGGTTCGATGATCTATGCCGGACCGGGAGAGCCGTTAGGGGCGTTTATCGCGGCATATGTAGGGATCTTCTTTGGACATTTGGTATCCGGGCGGACCAAGGTGGATATTTTGGTGACGCCTCTGGTGGCCATCGGGACAGGATCGGCAATTGGCCTGCTGGTAGGACCGCCGATCTCTGGCTTTATGAATTGGCTTGGATCCCTGATCAACTGGGGAACAGAACAGCAGCCATTTCTGATGGGGATCGTGGTTTCTGTACTGATGGGAATGATCCTGACCCTGCCGATCAGTTCCGCGGCCCTGGGTATCATTTTAAATCTGTCGGGTCTTGCGGCGGGAGCGGCAACCGTGGGCTGCTGCTGCAACATGGTAGGATTTGCGGTGGCCAGCTACCGGGAAAATAAGATTGGCGGCCTGCTGGCCCAAGGGATCGGGACATCCATGCTGCAGGTTCCCAATATTGTGAAAAAACCAGTGATCTGGCTTCCGGCGATCATTTCCAGCGCGGTGCTTGGACCTGTTGGCACAATGGTGCTCCACATGACCAGCAACGCGACTGGATCGGGAATGGGAACAGCCGGGCTGGTAGGCCAGATCATGACATGGCAGACCATGATCCAGACAGAGCCGGCTATGGCCGTGCTGGTGAAGATCCTTGTGATCCAGATCCTCCTTCCGGCGGCGGTGACGCTGGCAGTATCCGAGTTTATGAGGAAAAAGGGCTGGATCCAATTTGGAGACATGAAACTAGAGTTGTAA
- a CDS encoding sugar phosphate isomerase/epimerase: MLTAINGATTMPYSLEEDIHFAAKVGFDGVEIWWDKLKAYLKDHTAESLAEEMERCGIIPVGVCPFLVSAFRDTEKLREEFKSALDAADRIQCRLLTICPDFRPAWMSVEEGLKRQAEEFSWYAKKAEEKGIRLAIEPIGGHTLVPGPTEALRLIDLAGSPPNLGIVLDTFHYMRSGITQNEILSIPAEKLYIVHINDSERGMAEELQDKNRLYPFEGCIDLNLSRNLLDKIGYCGYCSVEVFRPEYWEQSSEDIHERAFESAKKFVEKK; this comes from the coding sequence TTGTTAACAGCGATTAATGGAGCAACCACAATGCCATATTCTCTTGAAGAGGATATACACTTTGCGGCTAAAGTCGGGTTTGACGGAGTAGAAATCTGGTGGGATAAGCTGAAAGCGTATTTGAAAGATCATACTGCAGAATCTCTGGCAGAGGAAATGGAAAGATGTGGGATTATTCCTGTAGGTGTATGTCCGTTTTTGGTATCAGCTTTTCGAGATACAGAAAAACTAAGGGAAGAGTTTAAAAGTGCCCTTGATGCGGCGGATCGGATTCAATGCAGACTTCTAACGATTTGCCCAGATTTCAGACCTGCGTGGATGAGCGTGGAAGAAGGTCTGAAACGGCAGGCAGAAGAGTTTTCCTGGTATGCAAAAAAAGCAGAAGAAAAAGGGATCAGACTTGCGATTGAGCCGATCGGAGGACATACACTGGTACCTGGGCCAACGGAAGCTCTAAGACTGATCGATCTGGCAGGAAGTCCCCCAAATCTGGGGATTGTACTGGATACCTTCCATTACATGCGTTCTGGGATCACGCAGAATGAAATTCTATCCATACCTGCGGAAAAACTTTATATTGTACATATTAATGACAGTGAAAGAGGTATGGCAGAAGAATTGCAGGACAAAAACCGTTTATATCCATTTGAAGGATGTATTGATTTAAACCTTTCCAGGAATCTTCTGGATAAGATTGGATATTGCGGATATTGTTCGGTAGAGGTGTTCAGGCCAGAATATTGGGAACAATCTTCTGAAGACATTCATGAGAGAGCTTTTGAAAGCGCAAAAAAATTTGTAGAGAAGAAATAG